The Toxotes jaculatrix isolate fToxJac2 chromosome 17, fToxJac2.pri, whole genome shotgun sequence genomic interval TGAGGGTTTCCAGTCTACAGTCTGAACACTTCAGGGCACCCGAGAgctgcttcactcctgaatcctgcaggttgttgtaaCTCAGATCCAGCTCTCTCAGACGAGAAGTTTGGCAGGTGAGAACTGAGGCCAGGCTttgacagctgctctgtgatAGCTTACAGCCACTCATCCTTCCAAGGAAATAATAGAAAACAAAGagttacttattttttttctccccctcttaAGAGATAGCAGTGTTTAAAAAACTGTACATCAAATCTATCCCACCATCTAAAGACCTACACAGATTTTTTGGAGGCTTTGACCACCGGCAGCATCCTCAGGAGACCCagctctgaagcagagtatttctgcAGGTCAAACACATCCAGATCTTGTTCCGacgacagtaagatgaagaccagagctgaccactgagcaggagagagaTTTTCTGTGGAGAGTCTTCCTGAACTCAGGTACCTTCGTATCTCCTGCTCCAGAGAGTGATCGTTCAGCTCGTTCAGACAGTAGAACAGATtgatgtttctctctgctgagAGATTCTCCcctgtcttcttcttcatgtACTCAATAGTTTCCTGCCTGGTCCGCAGTCTCCCCCCTGAGCCTTTTGCTAGGCCCTGTAGAAGAATCTGATTGGCCGGTAGAGacagacccaggaggaagcggaggaacaagtccaggtgtccattggGACTCTGTATGGCCTTGTTCACTGCACTCTGGTGAAGGCATTTTAGGTCAGATTCTACATGGGCTGCTTTAGATCTCTGACAGgatgtttcttcttctgaaaGGAGATTCACACCAGAgctgatgaaggtcagatggacatgaagagcagccagaaactcctgaacactcagatggacgaagcagaacaccctgtcctggtacagtcctctctcctctttaaagatctgtgtgaacactcctgagtacactgaggctgctctgatatcgatgccacactctgtcaggtctgattcatagaagatcaggtttcctttctgcagctgctcaaaagccagttttcccagagacacAATCATCTTACTGGTCTTTGGATTCCAGTGTGAATCcgcctcagctcctccatcatacttgaCGTTcctcagtttggactgaaccaccaggaagtggatgtacatctcagtcagggtcttgggcagccctcctccctttctggttttcaacacatcctccagaactgtagcagtgatccagcagaagaccgggatgtggcacatgatgtggaggcttcgtgaagtcttgatgtgggagatgatcattccggcctgctcctcctctctgtcatctctgaacctcttcctgaagtactcctccttctgtgggtcagtgaaccctctgacctctgtcaccatgtcaacacactcgggagggatctgattggctgctgcaggtcgagtggttatccagaggcgagcagagggaagcagtttccccctgatgaggtttgtcagcagcacatccactgaggtggactctgtagcATCAGTCAGGAcgtcagtgttgtggaagtccagaggcagtcgacactcatccagccCGTcgaagatgaacagaacctggacctcttcaaacctgcagagtcctgcttctttgacTTCAGgaaagaactgatgaacaagtcccaccaagctgaactttttgtcttttagcagattcagctctctgaacgtaaACGGAAACGTGAACTGTATGTTGCAGCTGGCTTTgccttcagcccagtccagagcgaacttctgtgttaagactgttttcccaatgccagccactcccgtCGTCAGCAGCTTTCGTACACGCTGATCTCTTCCAGGTCTGCATTTAAAGATATCCTGACGTTTGATTGTCATCTCTTGGCTGGCTGTTTTCCTGGTTGTTGTCTCAATccgtctgacctcatgttcatcattgacctttccagtccctccctctgtgatgtagagctctgtgtagatctgattcaggagagttgggtttcctgctttagcgatcccctcaaacacacactggaacttcctCTTCAGATTAGATTTGACTTTACGCTGGCAAATGACAGTAGGCCACCCTGAGTGagcaaacaaccaaaaacaacCAATGAACAGGGATTTCATTAAACAAAGGAAGGAACTTTCTCGTCGGAGGTCTGAACCTGAACACAGCAACACTCATCCTACAGCGTCATCTGTTCATGTCTGTTGGGAAATGTAGTCATTTCCCATTTCTTCACATTAAAGGTGCtaaaatcctcttactgctctGCAGAATCTCAGCCAGCGCCTCCTGCTTCATCCTCTTCAGGCAGTGCAGCGTGATCTTCAGACATGCCTTtgagctgctcctcctctccactccctCCTCACAGTGCATcactccctcttcctccctctgcccctCGACAGATTCTGCATGATCTGGTGTCAGAATCCTCCGGAGCGTCTTCAGCTCATTCTTAACAAAGCTGACAACGTCCTTCTCGAGCTCCTGGAATGTGATGTTGAATTCAATATTGATATTAAACTCATGAAACCCGACAGCATTTTCACCTTAAATAGATTAAAGGCCTGCTTTAATTActgctcagttcagttcagttcggACACTATTATTAAT includes:
- the LOC121197696 gene encoding NLR family CARD domain-containing protein 3-like; its protein translation is MRSHKSRDQPPVFKDGRRSADQRIRQEGSEAPSGQSALLNQMDLDFIFKELEKDVVSFVKNELKTLRRILTPDHAESVEGQREEEGVMHCEEGVERRSSSKACLKITLHCLKRMKQEALAEILQSRWPTVICQRKVKSNLKRKFQCVFEGIAKAGNPTLLNQIYTELYITEGGTGKVNDEHEVRRIETTTRKTASQEMTIKRQDIFKCRPGRDQRVRKLLTTGVAGIGKTVLTQKFALDWAEGKASCNIQFTFPFTFRELNLLKDKKFSLVGLVHQFFPEVKEAGLCRFEEVQVLFIFDGLDECRLPLDFHNTDVLTDATESTSVDVLLTNLIRGKLLPSARLWITTRPAAANQIPPECVDMVTEVRGFTDPQKEEYFRKRFRDDREEEQAGMIISHIKTSRSLHIMCHIPVFCWITATVLEDVLKTRKGGGLPKTLTEMYIHFLVVQSKLRNVKYDGGAEADSHWNPKTSKMIVSLGKLAFEQLQKGNLIFYESDLTECGIDIRAASVYSGVFTQIFKEERGLYQDRVFCFVHLSVQEFLAALHVHLTFISSGVNLLSEEETSCQRSKAAHVESDLKCLHQSAVNKAIQSPNGHLDLFLRFLLGLSLPANQILLQGLAKGSGGRLRTRQETIEYMKKKTGENLSAERNINLFYCLNELNDHSLEQEIRRYLSSGRLSTENLSPAQWSALVFILLSSEQDLDVFDLQKYSASELGLLRMLPVVKASKKSVMSGCKLSQSSCQSLASVLTCQTSRLRELDLSYNNLQDSGVKQLSGALKCSDCRLETLRLSGCKLTNRSYEALASVLSSKSSSLRELDLSDNHMHEPGVKLLFAELKSPHCKLETLRLNQTSFSEKSCENLSSVLSSQTSSLREIDLSNNDLQDSGVKLLSVGLGSPHCKLETLRLSGCLITEEGCSSLASALSSNPSHLRELDLSYNHPGDSGLKLLRAGQENPQWTLESLRVDFCGEQRLKPGLKKYACELTLDLNTAHRNLKLSEDNRTVTKVQKDMEYSDHPDRFDLCQLLCSQGLSGRCYWEVEWEGLVDIAVMYRGMRRGNSADCRFGGNNKSWSLYCCDGVYSIWHNNRETVIHPPASSVFNRVALYLDWPAGTLSFFGVSSHKLIHIHTFSCPFTEPLYPGFGLGSSVSLCDI